The Perca fluviatilis chromosome 24, GENO_Pfluv_1.0, whole genome shotgun sequence genome has a window encoding:
- the LOC120554685 gene encoding transcriptional-regulating factor 1-like isoform X1 has translation MSDLWPFPSSCSPPIMHHSSPPIMHHSSHPQPPPPLSSPHLLPRPQVSSPHIPFLSSQKHFSYPHVTPPPSVPQTQLPTPQNLPNTPVNSPQNLPNTPANCPHSVPQNQLSSCQNFPSSPLNSALIFPPPQDRSPHFSPPQGPFYNLSYPHFTPPPSVPQTQLPTLQNLPNTPVNSPQNLRYTPVNSPQNLRYTHVNSPQNVRYSPVNSSLDFPSPQLSPPPLLSPSQHQLCFQNPNPTSDNPDWIRSELPYSYSYQNQTIVHLDVQNQNQFSTGVSHHGDEMENTHHHTHLANNHHTHLANNHHTHQANNHHTHLTSGVYGQDQGAWRPTLSQLRCSPLGSGTGNVTPGCWSSADFNNQSPAEDFSGSQFFFHDSYHDNYASQQPFCSPTTPGPSPHYPQTPAVCSPGSQMHPSQERMEFPAQPSRQTLSCCFHDYDGYPVTSDPAQTTNQGQDVTGAARAPSLAAGPSLRDESGGGEDTQKEFKMKQPENISRLLCTVCKRDFRSLPALNGHMRCHSASRPATCLNKSEDSSAPVQPCVSIVMPVSVPVQSRGRPKACRGGQKRCSRPSPATGGAVLLYRSLLHPEEEEARDGVVAGIHYTPPPMLCPLRAGPGLYCSLATGRQQRVQTVQLHNAHDGFNDGVAMETASPPSETLTNKPRINEGRDFQAEIPALRDRKHAASDSHNALLVWTQWDELERPVNQHRVEALLTMARSSVLPGGGTSPETALHILSEFRGDFLLTVEKLLTPQTSKNSSAPQSLREKWSAAEKRLLVKSLQLHHKDFSRIQRNVQTKSLSQCVEFYYLWKKKLSLSARTPARLTVTLPETDGRRSSRSPDAS, from the exons ATGTCCGACTTGTGGCCATTTCCCTCTTCGTGCTCTCCTCCCATCATGCATCACTCCTCTCCTCCCATCATGCATCACTCCTCCCACCCCCAgcctcctccccccctctcctcccctcatCTCCTCCCCCGTCCTCAG GTATCGTCCCCTCACATCCCATTTCTGTCCTCCCAGAAACACTTCTCTTATCCACACGttaccccccctccctctgtaCCCCAGACCCAGCTACCTACCCCCCAAAATCTCCCTAATACCCCGGTAAACTCCCCCCAAAATCTCCCTAATACCCCGGCAAACTGCCCCCACTCTGTACCCCAAAACCAGCTATCGTCCTGTCAGAACTTTCCTTCTTCTCCGCTTAACTCTGCCCTTATCTTCCCTCCTCCCCAGGACAGATCCCCCCATTTCTCTCCTCCCCAAGGCCCCTTTTATAATCTCTCTTATCCACACTTTACCCCCCCTCCCTCAGTACCCCAGACCCAGCTACCTACCCTGCAAAATCTCCCTAATACCCCAGTAAACTCACCCCAAAACCTACGTTATACGCCAGTAAACTCACCCCAAAACCTACGTTATACCCACGTAAACTCACCCCAAAATGTCCGGTATAGCCCGGTAAACTCATCTCTAGACTTCCCTTCCCCCCAGctgtccccccctcccctcctctctccatctcagCACCAGCTCTGCTTCCAAAATCCCAACCCGACTTCAGATAATCCAGACTGGATCAGATCTGAACTGCCCTACAGTTACTCCtaccag AACCAGACCATTGTCCACCTGGATgtccagaaccagaaccagttcAGCACCGGTGTGAGTCACCATGGAGACGAAATGGagaacacacaccaccacacacacctggccaacaaccaccacacacacctggccaacaaccaccacacacaccaggccaacaaccaccacacacaccttACCAGCGGTGTGTACGGACAAG ACCAGGGCGCGTGGCGGCCGACTCTGTCCCAGCTACGGTGCTCTCCGCTGGGCTCCGGCACCGGCAACGTTACCCCGGGCTGCTGGAGCTCCGCGGACTTCAACAACCAATCGCCTGCCGAAGATTTCTCCGGCTCGCAGTTCTTCTTCCACGACAGTTACCATGACAACTACGCCTCGCAGCAGCCCTTCTGCAGCCCGACCACGCCCGGCCCGAGTCCTCATTACCCACAAACCCCGGCGGTCTGCAGCCCCGGCTCTCAGATGCATCCCAGTCAAGAGAGAATGGAGTTTCCCGCTCAACCGTCCAGGCAAACGCTCAGCTGCTGTTTCCACGACTACGACGGTTACCCGGTGACCTCTGACCCGGCTCAGAcaaccaatcagggccaggatGTCACCGGCGCTGCCCGAGCTCCAAGCCTCGCCGCCGGGCCGAGCCTGAGAGACGAGAGCGGAGGAGGAGAAGATACACAGAAAGAATTCAAA ATGAAACAACCTGAAAACATCTCGAG gcTGCTGTGTACCGTGTGTAAGCGTGACTTCAGGAGTCTTCCAGCGTTAAACGGTCACATGCGTTGCCACAGCGCATCCAGACCTGCCACATGTTTGAAcaag AGTGAAGACTCTTCTGCACCGGTCCAACCGTGCGTCTCCATAGTGATGCCCGTCTCCGTGCCCGTCCAATCCAGAGGCCGGCCCAAGGCGTGCAGGGGGGGGCAGAAGAGATGCAGTCGCCCCTCTCCAGCCACCGGAGGCGCTGTGCTGCTCTACCGCAGCCTGCTGCACCCAGAAGAAGAGGAAGCAAGGGATGGAGTGGTTGCCGGGATACACTACACCCCCCCACCCATGCTTTGCCCCCTGAGGGCGGGGCCAGGGCTGTACTGCTCCCTCGCCACTGGGAGGCAGCAGAGAGTGCAGACTGTGCAGCTTCACAACGCACACG ATGGATTTAATGATGGTGTTGCCATGGAGACAGCCTCCCCTCCCTCCGAGACACTCACCAACAAGCC GCGGATCAATGAGGGGCGGGACTTCCAGGCTGAAATCCCGGCTCTACGAGACCGGAAACACGCGGCCTCCGactcccacaatgcactgcttgTGTGGACGCAGTGGGATGAGCTGGAGCGGCCTGTCAATCAACACAGag TTGAAGCTCTGTTGACGATGGCTCGCTCCAGCGTGCTGCCAGGGGGCGGGACCAGCCCAGAGACTGCCCTCCACATCCTATCAGAGTTCAGAGGGGACTTCCTG CTGACGGTGGAGAAGCTGCTGACCCCCCAAACCTCCAAAAACAGCTCAGCCCCCCAGTCTCTCA gggagAAGTGGAGCGCAGCAGAGAAGAGGTTGCTGGTTAAATCCCTGCAGCTGCATCACAAAGACTTCAGCAGAATCCAGAGAAAC GTCCAGACTAAGTCTCTCTCTCAATGTGTGGAGTTCTATTATCTGTGGAAGAAGAAGCTGAGTCTGAGTGCGAGGACCCCGGCCAGGCTGACCGTCACGCTGCCCGAGACAGAC
- the LOC120554685 gene encoding transcriptional-regulating factor 1-like isoform X3 has translation MMFQVSSPHIPFLSSQKHFSYPHVTPPPSVPQTQLPTPQNLPNTPVNSPQNLPNTPANCPHSVPQNQLSSCQNFPSSPLNSALIFPPPQDRSPHFSPPQGPFYNLSYPHFTPPPSVPQTQLPTLQNLPNTPVNSPQNLRYTPVNSPQNLRYTHVNSPQNVRYSPVNSSLDFPSPQLSPPPLLSPSQHQLCFQNPNPTSDNPDWIRSELPYSYSYQNQTIVHLDVQNQNQFSTGVSHHGDEMENTHHHTHLANNHHTHLANNHHTHQANNHHTHLTSGVYGQDQGAWRPTLSQLRCSPLGSGTGNVTPGCWSSADFNNQSPAEDFSGSQFFFHDSYHDNYASQQPFCSPTTPGPSPHYPQTPAVCSPGSQMHPSQERMEFPAQPSRQTLSCCFHDYDGYPVTSDPAQTTNQGQDVTGAARAPSLAAGPSLRDESGGGEDTQKEFKMKQPENISRLLCTVCKRDFRSLPALNGHMRCHSASRPATCLNKSEDSSAPVQPCVSIVMPVSVPVQSRGRPKACRGGQKRCSRPSPATGGAVLLYRSLLHPEEEEARDGVVAGIHYTPPPMLCPLRAGPGLYCSLATGRQQRVQTVQLHNAHDGFNDGVAMETASPPSETLTNKPRINEGRDFQAEIPALRDRKHAASDSHNALLVWTQWDELERPVNQHRVEALLTMARSSVLPGGGTSPETALHILSEFRGDFLLTVEKLLTPQTSKNSSAPQSLREKWSAAEKRLLVKSLQLHHKDFSRIQRNVQTKSLSQCVEFYYLWKKKLSLSARTPARLTVTLPETDGRRSSRSPDAS, from the exons ATGATGTTCCAG GTATCGTCCCCTCACATCCCATTTCTGTCCTCCCAGAAACACTTCTCTTATCCACACGttaccccccctccctctgtaCCCCAGACCCAGCTACCTACCCCCCAAAATCTCCCTAATACCCCGGTAAACTCCCCCCAAAATCTCCCTAATACCCCGGCAAACTGCCCCCACTCTGTACCCCAAAACCAGCTATCGTCCTGTCAGAACTTTCCTTCTTCTCCGCTTAACTCTGCCCTTATCTTCCCTCCTCCCCAGGACAGATCCCCCCATTTCTCTCCTCCCCAAGGCCCCTTTTATAATCTCTCTTATCCACACTTTACCCCCCCTCCCTCAGTACCCCAGACCCAGCTACCTACCCTGCAAAATCTCCCTAATACCCCAGTAAACTCACCCCAAAACCTACGTTATACGCCAGTAAACTCACCCCAAAACCTACGTTATACCCACGTAAACTCACCCCAAAATGTCCGGTATAGCCCGGTAAACTCATCTCTAGACTTCCCTTCCCCCCAGctgtccccccctcccctcctctctccatctcagCACCAGCTCTGCTTCCAAAATCCCAACCCGACTTCAGATAATCCAGACTGGATCAGATCTGAACTGCCCTACAGTTACTCCtaccag AACCAGACCATTGTCCACCTGGATgtccagaaccagaaccagttcAGCACCGGTGTGAGTCACCATGGAGACGAAATGGagaacacacaccaccacacacacctggccaacaaccaccacacacacctggccaacaaccaccacacacaccaggccaacaaccaccacacacaccttACCAGCGGTGTGTACGGACAAG ACCAGGGCGCGTGGCGGCCGACTCTGTCCCAGCTACGGTGCTCTCCGCTGGGCTCCGGCACCGGCAACGTTACCCCGGGCTGCTGGAGCTCCGCGGACTTCAACAACCAATCGCCTGCCGAAGATTTCTCCGGCTCGCAGTTCTTCTTCCACGACAGTTACCATGACAACTACGCCTCGCAGCAGCCCTTCTGCAGCCCGACCACGCCCGGCCCGAGTCCTCATTACCCACAAACCCCGGCGGTCTGCAGCCCCGGCTCTCAGATGCATCCCAGTCAAGAGAGAATGGAGTTTCCCGCTCAACCGTCCAGGCAAACGCTCAGCTGCTGTTTCCACGACTACGACGGTTACCCGGTGACCTCTGACCCGGCTCAGAcaaccaatcagggccaggatGTCACCGGCGCTGCCCGAGCTCCAAGCCTCGCCGCCGGGCCGAGCCTGAGAGACGAGAGCGGAGGAGGAGAAGATACACAGAAAGAATTCAAA ATGAAACAACCTGAAAACATCTCGAG gcTGCTGTGTACCGTGTGTAAGCGTGACTTCAGGAGTCTTCCAGCGTTAAACGGTCACATGCGTTGCCACAGCGCATCCAGACCTGCCACATGTTTGAAcaag AGTGAAGACTCTTCTGCACCGGTCCAACCGTGCGTCTCCATAGTGATGCCCGTCTCCGTGCCCGTCCAATCCAGAGGCCGGCCCAAGGCGTGCAGGGGGGGGCAGAAGAGATGCAGTCGCCCCTCTCCAGCCACCGGAGGCGCTGTGCTGCTCTACCGCAGCCTGCTGCACCCAGAAGAAGAGGAAGCAAGGGATGGAGTGGTTGCCGGGATACACTACACCCCCCCACCCATGCTTTGCCCCCTGAGGGCGGGGCCAGGGCTGTACTGCTCCCTCGCCACTGGGAGGCAGCAGAGAGTGCAGACTGTGCAGCTTCACAACGCACACG ATGGATTTAATGATGGTGTTGCCATGGAGACAGCCTCCCCTCCCTCCGAGACACTCACCAACAAGCC GCGGATCAATGAGGGGCGGGACTTCCAGGCTGAAATCCCGGCTCTACGAGACCGGAAACACGCGGCCTCCGactcccacaatgcactgcttgTGTGGACGCAGTGGGATGAGCTGGAGCGGCCTGTCAATCAACACAGag TTGAAGCTCTGTTGACGATGGCTCGCTCCAGCGTGCTGCCAGGGGGCGGGACCAGCCCAGAGACTGCCCTCCACATCCTATCAGAGTTCAGAGGGGACTTCCTG CTGACGGTGGAGAAGCTGCTGACCCCCCAAACCTCCAAAAACAGCTCAGCCCCCCAGTCTCTCA gggagAAGTGGAGCGCAGCAGAGAAGAGGTTGCTGGTTAAATCCCTGCAGCTGCATCACAAAGACTTCAGCAGAATCCAGAGAAAC GTCCAGACTAAGTCTCTCTCTCAATGTGTGGAGTTCTATTATCTGTGGAAGAAGAAGCTGAGTCTGAGTGCGAGGACCCCGGCCAGGCTGACCGTCACGCTGCCCGAGACAGAC
- the LOC120554685 gene encoding transcriptional-regulating factor 1-like isoform X4, whose amino-acid sequence MSDLWPFPSSCSPPIMHHSSPPIMHHSSHPQPPPPLSSPHLLPRPQVSSPHIPFLSSQKHFSYPHVTPPPSVPQTQLPTPQNLPNTPVNSPQNLPNTPANCPHSVPQNQLSSCQNFPSSPLNSALIFPPPQDRSPHFSPPQGPFYNLSYPHFTPPPSVPQTQLPTLQNLPNTPVNSPQNLRYTPVNSPQNLRYTHVNSPQNVRYSPVNSSLDFPSPQLSPPPLLSPSQHQLCFQNPNPTSDNPDWIRSELPYSYSYQNQTIVHLDVQNQNQFSTGVSHHGDEMENTHHHTHLANNHHTHLANNHHTHQANNHHTHLTSGVYGQDQGAWRPTLSQLRCSPLGSGTGNVTPGCWSSADFNNQSPAEDFSGSQFFFHDSYHDNYASQQPFCSPTTPGPSPHYPQTPAVCSPGSQMHPSQERMEFPAQPSRQTLSCCFHDYDGYPVTSDPAQTTNQGQDVTGAARAPSLAAGPSLRDESGGGEDTQKEFKMKQPENISRLLCTVCKRDFRSLPALNGHMRCHSASRPATCLNKSEDSSAPVQPCVSIVMPVSVPVQSRGRPKACRGGQKRCSRPSPATGGAVLLYRSLLHPEEEEARDGVVAGIHYTPPPMLCPLRAGPGLYCSLATGRQQRVQTVQLHNAHDGFNDGVAMETASPPSETLTNKPRINEGRDFQAEIPALRDRKHAASDSHNALLVWTQWDELERPVNQHRGEKWSAAEKRLLVKSLQLHHKDFSRIQRNVQTKSLSQCVEFYYLWKKKLSLSARTPARLTVTLPETDGRRSSRSPDAS is encoded by the exons ATGTCCGACTTGTGGCCATTTCCCTCTTCGTGCTCTCCTCCCATCATGCATCACTCCTCTCCTCCCATCATGCATCACTCCTCCCACCCCCAgcctcctccccccctctcctcccctcatCTCCTCCCCCGTCCTCAG GTATCGTCCCCTCACATCCCATTTCTGTCCTCCCAGAAACACTTCTCTTATCCACACGttaccccccctccctctgtaCCCCAGACCCAGCTACCTACCCCCCAAAATCTCCCTAATACCCCGGTAAACTCCCCCCAAAATCTCCCTAATACCCCGGCAAACTGCCCCCACTCTGTACCCCAAAACCAGCTATCGTCCTGTCAGAACTTTCCTTCTTCTCCGCTTAACTCTGCCCTTATCTTCCCTCCTCCCCAGGACAGATCCCCCCATTTCTCTCCTCCCCAAGGCCCCTTTTATAATCTCTCTTATCCACACTTTACCCCCCCTCCCTCAGTACCCCAGACCCAGCTACCTACCCTGCAAAATCTCCCTAATACCCCAGTAAACTCACCCCAAAACCTACGTTATACGCCAGTAAACTCACCCCAAAACCTACGTTATACCCACGTAAACTCACCCCAAAATGTCCGGTATAGCCCGGTAAACTCATCTCTAGACTTCCCTTCCCCCCAGctgtccccccctcccctcctctctccatctcagCACCAGCTCTGCTTCCAAAATCCCAACCCGACTTCAGATAATCCAGACTGGATCAGATCTGAACTGCCCTACAGTTACTCCtaccag AACCAGACCATTGTCCACCTGGATgtccagaaccagaaccagttcAGCACCGGTGTGAGTCACCATGGAGACGAAATGGagaacacacaccaccacacacacctggccaacaaccaccacacacacctggccaacaaccaccacacacaccaggccaacaaccaccacacacaccttACCAGCGGTGTGTACGGACAAG ACCAGGGCGCGTGGCGGCCGACTCTGTCCCAGCTACGGTGCTCTCCGCTGGGCTCCGGCACCGGCAACGTTACCCCGGGCTGCTGGAGCTCCGCGGACTTCAACAACCAATCGCCTGCCGAAGATTTCTCCGGCTCGCAGTTCTTCTTCCACGACAGTTACCATGACAACTACGCCTCGCAGCAGCCCTTCTGCAGCCCGACCACGCCCGGCCCGAGTCCTCATTACCCACAAACCCCGGCGGTCTGCAGCCCCGGCTCTCAGATGCATCCCAGTCAAGAGAGAATGGAGTTTCCCGCTCAACCGTCCAGGCAAACGCTCAGCTGCTGTTTCCACGACTACGACGGTTACCCGGTGACCTCTGACCCGGCTCAGAcaaccaatcagggccaggatGTCACCGGCGCTGCCCGAGCTCCAAGCCTCGCCGCCGGGCCGAGCCTGAGAGACGAGAGCGGAGGAGGAGAAGATACACAGAAAGAATTCAAA ATGAAACAACCTGAAAACATCTCGAG gcTGCTGTGTACCGTGTGTAAGCGTGACTTCAGGAGTCTTCCAGCGTTAAACGGTCACATGCGTTGCCACAGCGCATCCAGACCTGCCACATGTTTGAAcaag AGTGAAGACTCTTCTGCACCGGTCCAACCGTGCGTCTCCATAGTGATGCCCGTCTCCGTGCCCGTCCAATCCAGAGGCCGGCCCAAGGCGTGCAGGGGGGGGCAGAAGAGATGCAGTCGCCCCTCTCCAGCCACCGGAGGCGCTGTGCTGCTCTACCGCAGCCTGCTGCACCCAGAAGAAGAGGAAGCAAGGGATGGAGTGGTTGCCGGGATACACTACACCCCCCCACCCATGCTTTGCCCCCTGAGGGCGGGGCCAGGGCTGTACTGCTCCCTCGCCACTGGGAGGCAGCAGAGAGTGCAGACTGTGCAGCTTCACAACGCACACG ATGGATTTAATGATGGTGTTGCCATGGAGACAGCCTCCCCTCCCTCCGAGACACTCACCAACAAGCC GCGGATCAATGAGGGGCGGGACTTCCAGGCTGAAATCCCGGCTCTACGAGACCGGAAACACGCGGCCTCCGactcccacaatgcactgcttgTGTGGACGCAGTGGGATGAGCTGGAGCGGCCTGTCAATCAACACAGag gggagAAGTGGAGCGCAGCAGAGAAGAGGTTGCTGGTTAAATCCCTGCAGCTGCATCACAAAGACTTCAGCAGAATCCAGAGAAAC GTCCAGACTAAGTCTCTCTCTCAATGTGTGGAGTTCTATTATCTGTGGAAGAAGAAGCTGAGTCTGAGTGCGAGGACCCCGGCCAGGCTGACCGTCACGCTGCCCGAGACAGAC
- the LOC120554685 gene encoding transcriptional-regulating factor 1-like isoform X2 has product MSDLWPFPSSCSPPIMHHSSPPIMHHSSHPQPPPPLSSPHLLPRPQVSSPHIPFLSSQKHFSYPHVTPPPSVPQTQLPTPQNLPNTPANCPHSVPQNQLSSCQNFPSSPLNSALIFPPPQDRSPHFSPPQGPFYNLSYPHFTPPPSVPQTQLPTLQNLPNTPVNSPQNLRYTPVNSPQNLRYTHVNSPQNVRYSPVNSSLDFPSPQLSPPPLLSPSQHQLCFQNPNPTSDNPDWIRSELPYSYSYQNQTIVHLDVQNQNQFSTGVSHHGDEMENTHHHTHLANNHHTHLANNHHTHQANNHHTHLTSGVYGQDQGAWRPTLSQLRCSPLGSGTGNVTPGCWSSADFNNQSPAEDFSGSQFFFHDSYHDNYASQQPFCSPTTPGPSPHYPQTPAVCSPGSQMHPSQERMEFPAQPSRQTLSCCFHDYDGYPVTSDPAQTTNQGQDVTGAARAPSLAAGPSLRDESGGGEDTQKEFKMKQPENISRLLCTVCKRDFRSLPALNGHMRCHSASRPATCLNKSEDSSAPVQPCVSIVMPVSVPVQSRGRPKACRGGQKRCSRPSPATGGAVLLYRSLLHPEEEEARDGVVAGIHYTPPPMLCPLRAGPGLYCSLATGRQQRVQTVQLHNAHDGFNDGVAMETASPPSETLTNKPRINEGRDFQAEIPALRDRKHAASDSHNALLVWTQWDELERPVNQHRVEALLTMARSSVLPGGGTSPETALHILSEFRGDFLLTVEKLLTPQTSKNSSAPQSLREKWSAAEKRLLVKSLQLHHKDFSRIQRNVQTKSLSQCVEFYYLWKKKLSLSARTPARLTVTLPETDGRRSSRSPDAS; this is encoded by the exons ATGTCCGACTTGTGGCCATTTCCCTCTTCGTGCTCTCCTCCCATCATGCATCACTCCTCTCCTCCCATCATGCATCACTCCTCCCACCCCCAgcctcctccccccctctcctcccctcatCTCCTCCCCCGTCCTCAG GTATCGTCCCCTCACATCCCATTTCTGTCCTCCCAGAAACACTTCTCTTATCCACACGttaccccccctccctctgtaCCCCAGACCCAGCTACCTACCCCCCAAA ATCTCCCTAATACCCCGGCAAACTGCCCCCACTCTGTACCCCAAAACCAGCTATCGTCCTGTCAGAACTTTCCTTCTTCTCCGCTTAACTCTGCCCTTATCTTCCCTCCTCCCCAGGACAGATCCCCCCATTTCTCTCCTCCCCAAGGCCCCTTTTATAATCTCTCTTATCCACACTTTACCCCCCCTCCCTCAGTACCCCAGACCCAGCTACCTACCCTGCAAAATCTCCCTAATACCCCAGTAAACTCACCCCAAAACCTACGTTATACGCCAGTAAACTCACCCCAAAACCTACGTTATACCCACGTAAACTCACCCCAAAATGTCCGGTATAGCCCGGTAAACTCATCTCTAGACTTCCCTTCCCCCCAGctgtccccccctcccctcctctctccatctcagCACCAGCTCTGCTTCCAAAATCCCAACCCGACTTCAGATAATCCAGACTGGATCAGATCTGAACTGCCCTACAGTTACTCCtaccag AACCAGACCATTGTCCACCTGGATgtccagaaccagaaccagttcAGCACCGGTGTGAGTCACCATGGAGACGAAATGGagaacacacaccaccacacacacctggccaacaaccaccacacacacctggccaacaaccaccacacacaccaggccaacaaccaccacacacaccttACCAGCGGTGTGTACGGACAAG ACCAGGGCGCGTGGCGGCCGACTCTGTCCCAGCTACGGTGCTCTCCGCTGGGCTCCGGCACCGGCAACGTTACCCCGGGCTGCTGGAGCTCCGCGGACTTCAACAACCAATCGCCTGCCGAAGATTTCTCCGGCTCGCAGTTCTTCTTCCACGACAGTTACCATGACAACTACGCCTCGCAGCAGCCCTTCTGCAGCCCGACCACGCCCGGCCCGAGTCCTCATTACCCACAAACCCCGGCGGTCTGCAGCCCCGGCTCTCAGATGCATCCCAGTCAAGAGAGAATGGAGTTTCCCGCTCAACCGTCCAGGCAAACGCTCAGCTGCTGTTTCCACGACTACGACGGTTACCCGGTGACCTCTGACCCGGCTCAGAcaaccaatcagggccaggatGTCACCGGCGCTGCCCGAGCTCCAAGCCTCGCCGCCGGGCCGAGCCTGAGAGACGAGAGCGGAGGAGGAGAAGATACACAGAAAGAATTCAAA ATGAAACAACCTGAAAACATCTCGAG gcTGCTGTGTACCGTGTGTAAGCGTGACTTCAGGAGTCTTCCAGCGTTAAACGGTCACATGCGTTGCCACAGCGCATCCAGACCTGCCACATGTTTGAAcaag AGTGAAGACTCTTCTGCACCGGTCCAACCGTGCGTCTCCATAGTGATGCCCGTCTCCGTGCCCGTCCAATCCAGAGGCCGGCCCAAGGCGTGCAGGGGGGGGCAGAAGAGATGCAGTCGCCCCTCTCCAGCCACCGGAGGCGCTGTGCTGCTCTACCGCAGCCTGCTGCACCCAGAAGAAGAGGAAGCAAGGGATGGAGTGGTTGCCGGGATACACTACACCCCCCCACCCATGCTTTGCCCCCTGAGGGCGGGGCCAGGGCTGTACTGCTCCCTCGCCACTGGGAGGCAGCAGAGAGTGCAGACTGTGCAGCTTCACAACGCACACG ATGGATTTAATGATGGTGTTGCCATGGAGACAGCCTCCCCTCCCTCCGAGACACTCACCAACAAGCC GCGGATCAATGAGGGGCGGGACTTCCAGGCTGAAATCCCGGCTCTACGAGACCGGAAACACGCGGCCTCCGactcccacaatgcactgcttgTGTGGACGCAGTGGGATGAGCTGGAGCGGCCTGTCAATCAACACAGag TTGAAGCTCTGTTGACGATGGCTCGCTCCAGCGTGCTGCCAGGGGGCGGGACCAGCCCAGAGACTGCCCTCCACATCCTATCAGAGTTCAGAGGGGACTTCCTG CTGACGGTGGAGAAGCTGCTGACCCCCCAAACCTCCAAAAACAGCTCAGCCCCCCAGTCTCTCA gggagAAGTGGAGCGCAGCAGAGAAGAGGTTGCTGGTTAAATCCCTGCAGCTGCATCACAAAGACTTCAGCAGAATCCAGAGAAAC GTCCAGACTAAGTCTCTCTCTCAATGTGTGGAGTTCTATTATCTGTGGAAGAAGAAGCTGAGTCTGAGTGCGAGGACCCCGGCCAGGCTGACCGTCACGCTGCCCGAGACAGAC